From the Carya illinoinensis cultivar Pawnee chromosome 4, C.illinoinensisPawnee_v1, whole genome shotgun sequence genome, one window contains:
- the LOC122307703 gene encoding 3-hydroxyisobutyryl-CoA hydrolase-like protein 5: protein MAQETVRPDEEVVLGEEIDYVRLITLNRPRQLNVISHKVVYLLAEYLEKWEKDDRAELVIIKGAGRAFSAGGDLKMFYDGRKSKDSCLEVVYRMYWLCYHIHTYKKTQVALVHGISIGGGAALMVPMKFSVVTEKTVFSTPEASIGFHTDCGFSYMLSHLPGHLGEFLALTGARLNGKELVAAGLATHFVLSEKLPELEKRLISLNSGDKNAVKSAIEEFSVDVQLDENSVLNKKSIIDECFSKNNVVDIIKSFESEASKEGNGWIGAYLKGLKRSSPTGLKITLKSIREGRKQTLSNCLKKEFRLTMNILRTTISEDVYEGIRALTIDKDNAPKWEPPSLEKLDDEDVDLVFQQFKEILELQIPEDNRWHGKYESTPYATLKVKD, encoded by the exons ATGGCACAAGAAACTGTACGCCCAGACGAGGAG GTTGTCCTCGGAGAAGAAATAGATTATGTGAGGTTGATCACCTTAAACCGGCCTCGTCAACTGAATGTCATCTCACATAAAGTG GTTTATCTGCTAGCGGAATACTTGGAAAAGTGGGAGAAGGACGACAGAGCTGAGCTTGTAATAATCAAG GGAGCTGGCCGAGCTTTCTCTGCTGGTGGAGATCTGAAAATGTTCTATGATGGCAGAAAGTCGA AGGATTCTTGCCTTGAAGTGGTCTATAGAATGTATTGGCTTTGTTATCATATTCATACCTATAAGAAAACCCAG GTTGCCCTTGTGCATGGAATTTCAATTGGTGGAGGTGCAGCTTTGATGGTCCCAATGAAGTTCTCGGTTGTCACAGAAAAAACA GTATTTTCTACTCCAGAAGCAAGCATTGGATTTCACACTGACTGTGGCTTTTCCTATATGCTCTCTCATCTCCCTGGGCATTTAG GGGAATTCTTGGCCTTAACAGGAGCTAGGCTGAATGGTAAGGAATTGGTTGCTGCTGGACTGGCAACCCATTTTGTCCTTTCTGAG AAATTGCCTGAGCTAGAGAAGCGTTTGATAAGTTTGAACTCTGGTGATAAGAATGCGGTCAAATCTGCCATTGAAGAATTCTCTGTGGATGTTCAGCTTGATGAAAATAGCGTATTAAACAA GAAGTCAATAATTGATGAATGCTTTTCCAAGAATAATGTTGTGGACATTATAAAATCATTT GAATCTGAGGCAAGCAAGGAAGGAAATGGATGGATAGGTGCATATCTTAAGGGCTTAAAGAGATCATCCCCTACAGGAttgaaaataacattaaaatcg ATTCGTGAAGGGAGGAAGCAAACACTGTCCAATTGTCTGAAAAAGGAATTCAGACTCACAATGAATATACTGCGTACCACAATCTCCGAGGATGTCTACGAG GGTATAAGGGCGCTCACCATTGACAAGGATAATGCTCCAAAG TGGGAGCCACCATCCCTCGAAAAATTGGATGATGAGGACGTAGACCTGGTATTTCAGCAATTTAAAGAGATTTTGGAGCTCCAGATTCCAGAGGACAACAG GTGGCATGGTAAATATGAGAGTACACCCTATGCGACTTTAAAGGTGAAAGACTAA
- the LOC122306896 gene encoding uncharacterized protein LOC122306896, with translation MALNFIAAFLHPKPSTSPPPSLFPKHRRLLKLQSSSPPHFITSAQSDGTERGVTEEDPPVSLSGSVSSTRIQLDLLEQLTSTSSVVDGYQSDGSSQSRTIRDQLAQLVGDRDDDFSIPLGKNLKKFTPKFLTISQKRNVRRQAYLDEVSQRNDTVFFATIGAFIILPPFLILGIAIITGYVQLFP, from the exons ATGGCCTTGAATTTCATCGCAGCATTTCTTCACCCAAAACCTTCTACGAGCCCTCCTCCGTCTTTGTTCCCAAAACATAGGCGCCTTCTCAAGCTTCAGTCTTCTTCCCCTCCTCACTTTATAACATCTGCTCAGTCAGACGGCACTGAACGAGGAGTTACAGAGGAGGATCCCCCTGTTTCTTTATCTG GGTCTGTGTCTTCCACTCGGATTCAGCTGGATCTGCTGGAACaactcacttccactagctcaGTGGTTGATG GTTATCAGAGTGATGGCAGCTCTCAGAGCCGAACAATTCGTGATCAATTAGCACAATTAGTTGGAGACAGAGATGACGACTTCAGCATTCCCTTGggtaaaaatttaaagaagttTACTCCCAAGTTCTTAACCATCTCACAGAAGAGAAATGTCAGAAGACAGGCTTACCTGGATGAGGTGTCTCAGAGGAATGATACGGTTTTCTTTGCTACTATTGGAGCTTTCATAATTCTTCCACCATTTTTAATACTAGGAATTGCAATAATAACTGGTTATGTACAGCTTTTTCCCTGA